DNA sequence from the Methanolobus sp. ZRKC5 genome:
CTTTTAACTATAAACATAACTGCAATTAATATTCAAGGGAATGAAGCTCTTGTAATTGTAAAATTATAAGTTGGATTTGATTATATGAAAATAGCATATTTAATTAATTATCAATTGTCTCTTGATCTGCCAAGAGGTGATGCAATTCACATCAATAATGTTGTTCGAAATATATCTTTCTATGGGAATGATGTTTTTATTGTCAAAAAAGATGTATCCTCTACTTCATATATTAGCAATCAAAAGAAAATCTATTATGTAGGTGCTGTTCCAGGATTTGGTTTATTTTCCCATTTATATTATAGCTTAAAGTTCTTTAGAGATTTTTTCTCGATAATCAGAGAAGAAAAGCCTGATGTCATTCATGAAAGAGAAGTTAGCTGGAGAACATATTTTAATTTAGGAGGATTAGCAGTTGCAGCTATCTGCAAAATTCCATATTTTGTGGAAGTAAATGCTCCTATATGTTATGAGAGGGGTATCCACCATTCAGCGATCTCACGGAAATTAGAAGGGCTTTCGGAAAAGTTCATTTTCAAATTAGCAGACAGGGTAATTGTAGTTTCAACGGTTTTAAAGAATTATATTGTTTCTTCTTATGGAATAAATGAAGAAAAGGTAGTTGTGGTTCCGAATGGATCGGATGAGAACATTTTCAATCCAAATATTGATGGAAATCACATACTAGATAAATATGGTCTCAAGAATAAAACAGTTGTTTGTTTTTCGGGCTCTCTTGAACAAGAATGGCAGGGGATTGATATTTTGTTGAAAGCTGCAGCTTCGATTGAAGCTATAGATCCTAACATTAAATTTTTGATAATAGGTGATTATTCTAATGTTATTGATTTAGTTGAAGTGGCACCAAAAAATGTTGTTTTCTCAGGAAGGATCAAGCATGCAGATATTAAATTTTACCTTGCTGCATCTGACATACTTTTGGCACCATATATATTGAAGAATGAATTTGCAAATGTTGGTTTCTATAATTCTCCAATCAAATTATTTGAATATATGGCAATGGGAAAGTCAATTATTAGTTCAAATATGGGACAGATAGCAGAAATCATTCAGCATGGTGAAAATGGTTTATTAATTGAACCTGGCGATTCCGCTCAATTAGCAGAATATATCCTTAAATTGGCAGATGATTCTGCTTTGAGATTCAAGCTGGGATATAATGCACGCATGGCGCTTGAAGATAAATATACCTGGAAAGTGAATGCTAAGACTATAATGAAATTGTACGAAGAAGTAAATTTATAAATAAATTTATGAAATAGACTGGTTAAGAAATTGTAGGATAATGTAATCTAAAGATAAATTCATTATTAAATCCTTTGATAAGTCTTTTCCAAGAATTGGTGTGATGAAAAGAATATTTCAATCGGATATTTTCTCTTTATTATCCTCCAATTCACGACCGATAAATCTGTTTTGTAAATGTAAAATATTAATAATCATTAGTGTTTTTTTGTGAAGATGACATTATACTAGTTATCAACTTTCCGGTTTTCTCAATTCCATGTTCTTCACGATACATTGACTTTATAACTCGCTTATTATTTTCAATATCCTTTTTCGATAAAGATAAGTCCAACAGCGAAGGATTATTATATAATTCATCGATAGTGAATAATACTGCTCCTTTTTCTTTATAGTGCATATATATTGGATTCATTTTGTTTAAATATATTTTAGCACCCATATACATCATAGCTGTAATGTTACCTAATGCCTGTTGTCTATGATGATTCATTATTACATTTGAGCATGAGCTTATTAAATGCATGTATTCTTCATATGGCATAAATTCTTCAACACTATAAAATTTTATCCCAAAGTAACATTTGCCTTTGTTTTTTAAGATAGTCGCATAAAAGCGATCACCATAACTTAATGGGCATATTATTTTTTTCCCTTTCAAATCTTGATTATTAAGAAAATCAAAGATTTCTATATGGTTATTTGTGGGTGTAGCACTATTTCCCACTAGTATATTGTTACTGTTTAGATTTATGTTTTCAATTTTACCTTCAATTAGTTTAGATGTACTTCCATAGTTCCACTCAATAAAAATTGGAAACTTGGAGTTAAAATTCTGGGCAACCATAAAATACTCATTTTTTAGAACAGGTGAAAAAAAAGCAATTTTGCTAATGACCTGTTTTTTACCCATATTCATATAAAGTTTATTTTTGACCCAGTGTTTAAACTTGAGAAAGATATCATCTTTTGTATTATCCATCTTGCTTATAATTAATTTTGTCTTCTCTTGATATAAGCTATCTTCGCTATCACATATAAGGTCATAATAATCATAACCCATTCCAATCCATAGAAATTTTAATTTAGGATTTGCATGTGCTACTAGTTCTTGGTTGTA
Encoded proteins:
- a CDS encoding TDP-N-acetylfucosamine:lipid II N-acetylfucosaminyltransferase; translated protein: MVTKAYNDISILHLVPDEKFIDSAYYFFELVAPSCNTFFLPSRTKKLDYIKKTPVTFIDPFSFKNPYFMKKLEKYNFIVLHSLNKYNQELVAHANPKLKFLWIGMGYDYYDLICDSEDSLYQEKTKLIISKMDNTKDDIFLKFKHWVKNKLYMNMGKKQVISKIAFFSPVLKNEYFMVAQNFNSKFPIFIEWNYGSTSKLIEGKIENINLNSNNILVGNSATPTNNHIEIFDFLNNQDLKGKKIICPLSYGDRFYATILKNKGKCYFGIKFYSVEEFMPYEEYMHLISSCSNVIMNHHRQQALGNITAMMYMGAKIYLNKMNPIYMHYKEKGAVLFTIDELYNNPSLLDLSLSKKDIENNKRVIKSMYREEHGIEKTGKLITSIMSSSQKNTNDY
- a CDS encoding glycosyltransferase family 4 protein, with translation MKIAYLINYQLSLDLPRGDAIHINNVVRNISFYGNDVFIVKKDVSSTSYISNQKKIYYVGAVPGFGLFSHLYYSLKFFRDFFSIIREEKPDVIHEREVSWRTYFNLGGLAVAAICKIPYFVEVNAPICYERGIHHSAISRKLEGLSEKFIFKLADRVIVVSTVLKNYIVSSYGINEEKVVVVPNGSDENIFNPNIDGNHILDKYGLKNKTVVCFSGSLEQEWQGIDILLKAAASIEAIDPNIKFLIIGDYSNVIDLVEVAPKNVVFSGRIKHADIKFYLAASDILLAPYILKNEFANVGFYNSPIKLFEYMAMGKSIISSNMGQIAEIIQHGENGLLIEPGDSAQLAEYILKLADDSALRFKLGYNARMALEDKYTWKVNAKTIMKLYEEVNL